The Mycoplasmopsis equigenitalium genome contains a region encoding:
- the fba gene encoding class II fructose-1,6-bisphosphate aldolase — translation MIVNAKKMLKDAYKNGYAVPHINTNNLEWTKAILLTAEEMKSPIIIATSEGAIKYMGGFNVAADLVKAMDKDLKITVPVALHLDHGTFEGAKKAIEAGYTSIMYDGSHEPFAKNYENTKELLKLAKKHDLSFEAEVGTLGGEEDGIIGAGEFADPAEAKKMADLGIDVLAAGIGNIHGPYPKGWKSLNFDVLKNISKTIGMGVVLHGGSGIPKDQIQKAISLGVAKINVNTELQQANHKAIRAFIESGKDLEGKNFDPRKLYAPGYKAMCDTVREKIEEFGSNNKA, via the coding sequence ATGATTGTTAATGCAAAAAAAATGCTGAAAGATGCATACAAAAACGGCTACGCCGTTCCACATATTAATACAAATAATTTAGAGTGAACAAAAGCTATTCTTTTAACTGCTGAAGAAATGAAGTCACCAATTATTATTGCAACAAGCGAAGGTGCAATTAAATATATGGGTGGTTTTAACGTTGCTGCTGATTTAGTTAAAGCAATGGATAAAGATTTAAAAATTACCGTTCCAGTTGCTTTGCACTTAGACCATGGTACATTTGAAGGCGCTAAAAAAGCTATCGAAGCTGGTTACACTTCAATTATGTATGATGGATCACACGAACCATTTGCTAAAAACTATGAAAACACTAAAGAATTATTAAAACTTGCTAAGAAACATGATTTAAGTTTTGAAGCAGAAGTTGGAACTTTAGGTGGTGAAGAAGACGGAATTATTGGTGCTGGTGAGTTTGCTGACCCAGCCGAAGCTAAAAAAATGGCTGATTTAGGAATTGATGTTTTAGCTGCTGGTATTGGTAATATTCATGGTCCATACCCTAAAGGTTGAAAATCATTAAACTTTGATGTTCTTAAAAACATTTCGAAAACAATTGGTATGGGTGTTGTACTTCATGGTGGTTCAGGTATTCCTAAAGACCAAATTCAAAAAGCAATTTCATTAGGTGTTGCTAAAATTAACGTTAATACCGAATTACAACAAGCAAACCACAAAGCAATTCGTGCATTTATTGAATCTGGTAAAGATTTAGAAGGTAAAAACTTTGATCCAAGAAAACTTTACGCACCAGGTTACAAAGCAATGTGCGATACAGTTCGTGAAAAAATTGAAGAATTCGGTTCAAACAATAAGGCTTAA